One part of the Vicia villosa cultivar HV-30 ecotype Madison, WI linkage group LG6, Vvil1.0, whole genome shotgun sequence genome encodes these proteins:
- the LOC131613024 gene encoding probable carboxylesterase 15 — translation MGSLPHVVEDCMGFLKLYSDGSVHRSNNFKFHVSQIQDNTVSFKDCVFDKKFNLSLRLYKPNTNNNNSNNKNKLPMIMFLHGGGFCFGSRTWPHMHNCCVRLATGLQAMVVAPDYRLAPEHRLPAAVDDAVEAVRWIQRQGLSLKEEENNCGEAWLRDNVDFDRVFIVGDSSGGNIAHQLAVRFGSDRTAIEPVRIRGYVLLAPFFGGEVRTESEEGPAEQTLNLDLLDRFWRLSMPVGETSRDNPLANPFGPNSPNLEKMKLDSILVIVGGNELLKDRAANYATKLKGMGKDIKYIEFEGCEHGFFTHDSYSEIAKEVIHILKRFMLKSST, via the exons ATGGGTTCCCTTCCACACGTAGTAGAAGACTGCATGGGCTTCCTCAAGCTCTACAGCGACGGTTCCGTTCACCGTTCAAACAATTTCAAATTCCATGTTTCCCAAATCCAAGACAACACGGTATCCTTCAAAGACTGCGTCTTCGACAAAAAATTCAACCTCTCTCTTCGCCTTTACAAAcccaacaccaacaacaacaacagtaatAACAAAAACAAGCTTCCTATGATTATGTTCCTTCACGGAGGAGGATTCTGTTTCGGCTCACGCACGTGGCCGCATATGCATAACTGTTGTGTACGTCTTGCCACTGGACTCCAAGCGATGGTTGTCGCGCCGGACTATCGTCTCGCGCCAGAGCACCGTCTTCCGGCGGCGGTTGATGACGCTGTTGAGGCGGTGAGGTGGATTCAGAGGCAAGGGTTGAGCTTAAAAGAGGAGGAGAATAATTGTGGAGAGGCGTGGTTGAGGGATAACGTTGACTTTGACCGTGTGTTTATAGTGGGTGACTCTTCTGGCGGGAACATTGCGCATCAGCTAGCGGTTCGGTTTGGGTCGGATCGAACCGCTATTGAACCGGTTCGGATAAGAGGTTATGTTCTGTTGGCGCCGTTTTTTGGCGGGGAGGTAAGAACCGAGTCTGAGGAAGGTCCTGCTGAACAAACGTTGAATCTTGACTTGCTTGACAG attttGGAGGCTATCTATGCCTGTTGGAGAGACCAGCAGAGATAATCCATTGGCTAATCCATTTGGACCTAATAGTCCAAATCTTGAAAAAATGAAGCTTGATTCTATTTTGGTGATAGTTGGTGGAAATGAATTGCTTAAAGATAGGGCTGCAAACTATGCTACAAAATTGAAAGGAATGGGAAAAGACATTAAATACATTGAATTTGAAGGGTGTGAACATGGATTTTTCACACATGATTCATATTCAGAAATTGCAAAAGAAGTTATCCATATCCTTAAACGATTCATGCTTAAATCATCTACTTAG